Below is a genomic region from Deinobacterium chartae.
GGAGGTGACCGAGCTGCTGCGCGAGGTGGTGCGCGAGGCGGCAGGCCCCGAGGCGCTGATCGAGGCGACGCCCAGCATGGGCGGCGAGGATTTCAGCGCCTATCTGACCCGCGCCCCGGGCGCGTTCATCCTGATCGGCGCCCGCAACGAGGAGGCCGGAATCACCGCGCCACACCACCACCCGCGCTTTGACATCGACGAGCGCTCGCTGGACGTCGGGGTGCGCGTGCTCGTAGCGGCCGCTCGGCGGCTGGTGTAACGGCGAATGACGCAAAAGCGGCGGGCTGCCTTAAGCAAAAGGCAGCCCGCCGCTTTCAGCCAAGGCGCGGTTCAGTCGGGGCGGGCAGCGCGCGCCGCCAGGCGGCGCGCCACGCAGCCGGGTGCTGCCAGTTGGCGGGCCCAGGCAAAAGGAGCGACGAGTTGCAGCGCCAGCGCCCCGGGGGCCGCAAGCTGTACGGCGGCCGCGCCGGGAGCCACCAGCTGAATACCGATCGCTCCCGGCGCGAGCATCTGCGTGGCCGCAGATCCGGGAGCGACCCACTGCAAGGAAAAGGCCAGCGGAGCCACGCTCTGGGCTCCCAGTCCGCCCCCCAGCGCCTGGCTTCCGGCAGCGAGCGGGGCCAGCGACTGCACTGCGGCGGCCAGCGGGGCCAACGCCTGAGCACCGGCACCGGCCGGAGCGACCCCCTGCGCCCCAAAGGACAGCGGGGCCAGCGCCTGAGCACCGGCGCCGGCCGGGGCAATCCCCTGCCGCACCAGCTCGCGGGGCGCAGCCGCCTGGGCAGCGGCCGCGCGGCGGCCCACAGCCTGCGATCTGAACATACACGTCCTCCGGGTCAGGCCTGCAAAGCGCTGGAAAGCTGCGGCAAGAACTTCTTGAGCTGGAAGCGCACCCGACCCAGGTCCTGGGCCGACTCGAGGGTGGTGAGCAACATGAAATCACCCAGGGTGGACATCAGTACCGGGCCCTCGTCGAACTCGATCATCATGTGGTTCATCTTGCCCTTGCCAAACGCATCGATCAGCGACTGGGCCGAGGTGGCACTCGAGCTGGCCACACCGCCCAGAAAGTCAAGGTCCACGGCAGCGTCGCCGTTCGAGGTCGACTCGATCACAAAACCCTCGAGGCTCACCACCGCTGCTGCGGTAATGCCCTTGATCTGGGCCACGTCTTTGA
It encodes:
- a CDS encoding roadblock/LC7 domain-containing protein, which produces MDVRDILKDVAQIKGITAAAVVSLEGFVIESTSNGDAAVDLDFLGGVASSSATSAQSLIDAFGKGKMNHMMIEFDEGPVLMSTLGDFMLLTTLESAQDLGRVRFQLKKFLPQLSSALQA